The Deltaproteobacteria bacterium genome contains a region encoding:
- the pssA gene encoding CDP-diacylglycerol--serine O-phosphatidyltransferase: protein MKHFSLSKVWIPNSFTMGNLLFGFIAIVNASQGEYVVAGICILFAALLDGFDGQIARMLRVTSKIGEQLDSLADCVAFGIAPGYLAYSAYLSNVSFPLNETKYIPLGMFIAAAFPLCAAYRLARFNVSHDSDSFSGLPSPIAGIVMALVPIAFSNPGDIRSHLLIFVPAFIAVALLMVSTVKFSKPHAKALNKIHGLKLILLIVLIVLLSIMLRKWLLFIFIGLILIYIFTGLYSFLIQFIQDRKY, encoded by the coding sequence ATGAAGCATTTCAGTCTGAGCAAGGTTTGGATCCCCAATTCGTTTACTATGGGGAACCTTCTTTTTGGATTTATTGCCATAGTGAATGCATCTCAGGGAGAGTATGTTGTTGCGGGAATTTGTATTCTCTTTGCGGCACTCCTTGACGGATTTGATGGTCAGATTGCAAGGATGCTCCGTGTTACCAGCAAGATCGGAGAGCAGCTCGATTCCCTGGCTGATTGTGTGGCATTCGGCATAGCCCCGGGGTATCTTGCTTATTCAGCGTATCTTTCAAATGTATCATTCCCCCTGAACGAAACTAAGTATATCCCCCTGGGAATGTTTATAGCGGCCGCATTTCCTCTCTGCGCGGCCTATAGGCTTGCCCGGTTCAACGTGAGTCATGACAGCGATTCCTTTTCCGGCTTGCCATCACCTATAGCGGGTATAGTAATGGCGCTTGTGCCTATTGCTTTCAGCAACCCTGGAGACATAAGGAGTCACCTGCTGATTTTTGTGCCGGCATTCATTGCTGTTGCCCTCCTGATGGTTTCTACCGTAAAGTTCTCCAAGCCGCACGCTAAGGCGCTCAATAAAATTCACGGATTAAAGCTTATTCTGCTGATAGTGCTTATTGTACTGCTCTCAATTATGCTTAGAAAATGGCTGCTTTTTATTTTTATCGGATTGATCCTGATCTATATCTTTACAGGCCTGTACAGTTTTTTGATCCAGTTTATCCAGGACAGAAAA